From Selenihalanaerobacter shriftii, the proteins below share one genomic window:
- a CDS encoding YibE/F family protein, with translation MKKSKLRTIIIIIVLLVFGLLFFNKFIGETPDKAEIKAVALKVDNSEVINSGITSIGYQSIKVRVLKGKYEGEKFTAVNQFTGKAEIDNYFKEGDKLLVAIKEKGNQVTAVKVIDLYRQGWELSLFLIFVIVLLIYARIVGVMALFSFVTSIYIIWNLLIPGLLAGYNPLLLASFTLIILTALIIFSIAGLTKKGLAAFTGTVTGLLITIIITLFFGNKLGLQGMTAPFSQALLFSGHMDLNMKHIFFASIVIGASGAAMDIAMDIAASIAEIKAQKPEIEMRELIESGFNVGRAVIGTMTTTLLLAYSGGYLTLLMLFSSKSTSLSRMINFKMVAAEILRTLTGSIGLVLVAPITAVLAGWIYSINFKEVIGWKKD, from the coding sequence ATGAAAAAGTCTAAATTAAGAACAATTATAATTATCATAGTTTTATTAGTATTTGGATTATTATTTTTTAATAAATTTATAGGAGAAACTCCAGATAAGGCAGAGATAAAGGCTGTAGCACTTAAGGTAGATAATAGTGAAGTAATAAATTCTGGAATCACGAGTATAGGTTATCAGTCAATTAAAGTAAGAGTTTTAAAAGGGAAATATGAAGGAGAAAAATTTACAGCAGTTAATCAGTTTACTGGTAAAGCAGAGATAGATAATTATTTTAAAGAAGGAGACAAATTATTAGTTGCCATTAAAGAAAAAGGAAACCAAGTTACTGCAGTTAAAGTTATAGATCTTTATCGACAAGGATGGGAATTATCATTATTTCTTATTTTTGTTATAGTTTTATTAATATATGCACGGATTGTAGGTGTAATGGCTTTATTCTCTTTTGTAACTAGTATCTATATAATTTGGAATCTTTTAATTCCGGGTTTATTGGCAGGATATAATCCATTATTATTAGCCAGTTTTACTTTAATAATTTTAACGGCTCTTATTATCTTTTCAATCGCTGGTTTGACGAAAAAAGGATTAGCAGCTTTTACAGGAACGGTGACGGGATTATTAATTACAATTATAATTACCCTCTTTTTTGGTAATAAATTAGGATTACAAGGGATGACAGCTCCTTTTTCCCAAGCTTTGCTATTTAGTGGACACATGGATTTAAATATGAAGCATATATTCTTTGCTTCAATAGTAATTGGAGCTTCTGGAGCAGCCATGGATATTGCTATGGATATTGCTGCTTCTATAGCTGAAATTAAAGCTCAAAAGCCTGAAATAGAGATGAGGGAATTGATTGAATCTGGGTTTAATGTAGGACGAGCAGTAATTGGAACTATGACGACTACTTTACTATTAGCATATTCAGGTGGATATTTAACTTTATTAATGTTATTTAGTAGTAAAAGTACTAGCTTGTCTCGAATGATTAATTTTAAAATGGTAGCAGCAGAAATTCTTAGAACTTTGACCGGTAGTATAGGGTTAGTTTTAGTAGCACCGATTACAGCTGTTTTAGCAGGTTGGATATATTCTATTAATTTTAAAGAAGTTATTGGTTGGAAAAAAGATTAA
- a CDS encoding FeoA family protein codes for MQLTNLPIGKTARIIQLNAKEIKRRRFLDLGLVPGTVVVAKRRSPSGDPTAFLIRGTTIALRKEETDLIIVQEMGQKKII; via the coding sequence GTGCAATTAACAAATTTGCCAATAGGTAAAACGGCTAGAATAATTCAACTTAACGCAAAAGAGATTAAAAGAAGAAGGTTTTTAGATTTAGGTTTAGTACCAGGAACCGTGGTTGTTGCTAAACGGAGAAGTCCATCAGGTGATCCTACAGCATTTTTGATTAGAGGGACTACGATAGCTTTAAGAAAAGAAGAGACTGATTTAATTATTGTTCAAGAAATGGGTCAAAAGAAAATTATATAA